From Microcystis aeruginosa NIES-2549, a single genomic window includes:
- a CDS encoding CPBP family intramembrane glutamic endopeptidase, producing MEITALIKIIIFLLAWLILWLPIAIGLGSRLGWQPLQGTKPDQKLPLVASLYALAPLVIWGLFKIEGSSLDNYGLIWSFSLFISLTKGLILAVVGLGIIFFLEGILTWVHWQPKNLTRAFSLSLPLLIVALWVGITEELIFRGIFLSQLSQEYGFGVAGAISSLIFALLHLLWERQQTLPQLPGLFLMGMVLVWARAIDHGSLGLAWGLHSGWVWGLALLDSAELMSYSDSGLVWVKGIYNQPLAGLAGILCLLGTAWGLNLLQ from the coding sequence ATGGAGATTACCGCCTTAATAAAAATTATTATTTTCCTGTTAGCCTGGTTAATTCTCTGGCTGCCCATTGCCATTGGTTTAGGGAGTCGTTTGGGATGGCAACCGCTGCAAGGGACAAAACCTGACCAAAAATTGCCCTTGGTGGCCTCTCTTTACGCCTTGGCTCCCTTAGTTATCTGGGGATTATTCAAGATAGAGGGGAGCAGCCTCGATAATTACGGATTAATTTGGTCATTTTCCCTATTTATCTCCCTAACTAAAGGATTAATCTTGGCAGTGGTGGGATTAGGGATAATTTTTTTTCTAGAGGGGATTTTGACCTGGGTACATTGGCAGCCCAAAAATCTAACTCGTGCTTTTTCCTTGAGTTTACCCCTGTTGATAGTGGCCCTCTGGGTGGGTATTACCGAGGAATTAATCTTTCGGGGCATCTTTTTGAGCCAATTAAGCCAAGAATACGGTTTTGGGGTGGCGGGAGCCATTTCTAGCCTAATTTTTGCCCTGCTGCACCTGCTTTGGGAACGTCAGCAAACGCTGCCGCAACTACCCGGTTTATTTCTGATGGGCATGGTTCTGGTCTGGGCGCGGGCGATCGATCATGGTAGTTTAGGATTAGCTTGGGGACTTCATAGCGGTTGGGTATGGGGATTGGCCTTGCTAGACAGTGCCGAATTGATGTCTTACAGCGATTCTGGGTTAGTTTGGGTTAAAGGTATCTATAACCAACCTTTAGCGGGTTTAGCCGGCATTCTCTGCCTCTTGGGGACAGCTTGGGGGTTAAACTTGCTTCAGTAG
- a CDS encoding AbrB family transcriptional regulator encodes MSDISPTPLTGKALLQKVKELAHLPRRETAKRCGYYSQSKDGQVRVNLTDFYDAVLGAKGVPLDPEGTKDGRGREPTFRVSVHKNGQIVIGSTYTEQMNLQPGDEFEIKLGYKHIHLKQTESEEPVEA; translated from the coding sequence ATGAGTGATATCTCTCCTACTCCCCTAACCGGGAAAGCTCTACTACAAAAAGTCAAAGAGTTGGCCCACTTACCCCGTCGCGAAACGGCAAAACGTTGTGGTTACTACTCCCAAAGTAAAGATGGCCAAGTTCGGGTTAATTTAACCGACTTTTACGATGCTGTTTTGGGTGCAAAAGGCGTTCCTCTCGATCCCGAAGGCACTAAAGATGGCCGCGGCCGCGAACCCACTTTCCGGGTTAGTGTCCATAAAAATGGTCAAATCGTCATCGGTTCCACCTATACCGAACAAATGAACTTGCAGCCCGGGGATGAATTTGAAATCAAACTTGGCTACAAGCACATCCACCTCAAACAAACGGAATCAGAAGAACCAGTAGAAGCTTAA
- a CDS encoding succinate dehydrogenase/fumarate reductase iron-sulfur subunit yields the protein MEISFKILRQRPNDSPYLENFTLEVEAGNTILDCLNRIKWELDGTLAFRKNCRNTICGSCAMKINGRSALACQQNIASELNHCSQKDAGEIPEITIAPLGNLPIIRDLIVNMQPFWDDLERVEPYISSQARTIPEREFLQTPEERANLNQMGNCIMCGACYSECNAKQVNPDFVGPHALAKAQRTLADSRDGNQEGRLELYNQGTAGVWGCTRCYFCNAVCPMEVDPMDQIGKIKQEILARKSADSSRPIRHRKVLVELVKAGGWVDERQFGLYVLGNYWRDLQGLLSIAPLGLRMIAKGKFPTSFEASEGTEEVRGLITAIQNSRS from the coding sequence ATGGAAATTTCTTTTAAAATTCTGCGTCAACGACCCAACGACAGCCCCTACCTAGAAAATTTTACCCTAGAGGTGGAGGCGGGAAATACAATTCTCGACTGCCTTAATCGCATCAAATGGGAACTTGATGGAACTTTGGCCTTTCGTAAAAATTGCCGCAATACAATTTGTGGCAGCTGTGCTATGAAAATTAACGGTCGTTCGGCCTTGGCTTGTCAACAAAATATCGCCAGTGAATTAAACCATTGTAGCCAAAAAGATGCCGGAGAAATTCCCGAAATCACGATCGCACCCCTAGGCAATTTACCAATTATCCGGGATTTAATCGTCAATATGCAACCGTTTTGGGACGATTTAGAAAGGGTTGAACCTTATATTAGTAGTCAAGCGCGCACCATTCCCGAACGAGAATTTCTGCAAACTCCAGAAGAAAGAGCCAATCTCAATCAGATGGGTAACTGCATTATGTGCGGGGCCTGTTATTCGGAATGTAACGCCAAGCAAGTCAATCCCGATTTTGTCGGGCCCCACGCTTTGGCAAAAGCGCAGCGCACCCTAGCAGATTCTCGCGATGGTAATCAAGAAGGTCGTCTAGAACTTTATAACCAAGGCACCGCAGGGGTTTGGGGGTGTACCCGTTGCTATTTCTGTAATGCGGTTTGTCCCATGGAAGTGGACCCCATGGATCAGATCGGTAAAATTAAACAGGAAATACTCGCTCGCAAGTCGGCCGATAGTAGTCGTCCCATTCGTCACCGAAAAGTTTTAGTGGAATTAGTCAAAGCAGGGGGATGGGTGGATGAACGCCAATTCGGCCTCTATGTGCTGGGCAATTATTGGCGCGATTTACAGGGTTTATTAAGTATTGCCCCCCTGGGATTGCGGATGATTGCTAAGGGTAAATTTCCCACTTCCTTTGAAGCTTCCGAGGGAACCGAGGAAGTAAGAGGTTTAATTACTGCCATTCAAAATTCTCGCTCTTGA